A single window of Nicotiana tomentosiformis chromosome 1, ASM39032v3, whole genome shotgun sequence DNA harbors:
- the LOC138910746 gene encoding uncharacterized protein has protein sequence MSVREYSLRFDSLARYASSIVATMRDMIHMFIAGLALELTEARATASLQNSMDISRIQVFAQNIERGRHRQQGTERTEQWQRKRLRFARSQEHSQGSYRPQYFGRPPRPPPPLLQGYKYDRYTHSRPDKSSRASGLQRQRGLGQTWSFSSRCDICGRGHLGKCRAGSDACYICGRPGHTMRDCPNRDFGSMAQPAISAIGSSMSVHPLERESQSSAGRDPGSTLSYITLFVMGKFGIVPEILSDPFAISTPIEESIIARQLAACYATVDCRAKKARFHFSGEAVLELVGNTATPRDAEIPTLQSIPVVKEYADVFPDELPGIPPEREINFSNQYPSLRIEWNLPN, from the exons atgagtgttcgagagtatagtctccgttttgactcattggccagatatgcatcgtccatagttgctactatgcgggacatgaTCCACatgtttatagcagggttggcctTAGAGTTGACCGAGGCACGTGCCACTGCTTCATTGCAgaatagtatggatatctcccggattcaggtaTTCGCCcaaaatatagaaaggggtaggcatcggcagcagggtacagagaggactgagcaaTGGCAGCGTAAGAGGCTGAGAtttgccaggtctcaggagcattctcagggtagttataggccccagtacttcggacggccacctaggcctccgccacctctaTTACAAGGTTACAAGTATGACCGATATACTCATTCACGACCAGATAAGAGCTCACGGGCGTctggtttgcagcgacaacgaggattagggcagacatggtcattttcgTCACGGTGTGACATATGTGGTAGAGGTCACTTGGGCAAATGCCGAGCAGGTTCCgatgcttgttatatatgtgggcgtccggggcatacgatgcgagattgcccaaatagagattttgGGAGTATGGCTCAACCAGCGATTTCAGcaataggatcatctatgtctgtgcatcctttAGAGCGCGaatctcagtcttcggctggtagag atccaggatctactttatcgtatattactcTATTTGTCatggggaagtttggtatagtacctgaaatactaagtgatccttttgcgatATCTACACCGATcgaagaatcgattattgctagacag ttggcagcttgctatgccacagttgattgccgagcaaagaaagccagatttcatttttcgggtgaggcAGTCCTTGAAttggtaggtaatacagcgacacccagag atgctgagatacctacacttcagtctattccagtagtcaaagagtatgcagatgtgtttccagatgagcttccaggtattcctccagagcgagagattaaTTTTagcaaccaatatccatccctccgtatagaatggaacctgccgaattga
- the LOC138910745 gene encoding L10-interacting MYB domain-containing protein-like yields the protein MTLDNNSEKAKCDAKTTELFLNICVEEILAGNRPGTHFSRLGWSNPVQKFNDKTGRNCDKVKLKNKWDNLKDWWDRKIKENPNVEKFREKGLQHRQLMEYYFKDVATDNEEFVNIGGIEKNAEKRFKQTNPEESNVIEKVRDSESGKRRKRKASTAITEKEKNKFNTSLRIPSSMEKIAKAIQSCSSMNMGSKDSSLSIKYIITVNNEEHVDAVLINEVDDDHDVLDFI from the exons ATGACACTGGATAACAACTCTGAGAAGGCTAAATGTGATGCAAAAACCACAGAACTATTTTTAAATATATGTGTGGAAGAAATTTTAGCAGGAAATCGTCCTGGAACTCACTTCAGTAGATTAGGATGGTCTAATCCGGTGCAAAAGTTTAATGATAAAACCGGAAGAAACTGTGATAAAGTTAAGTTGAAAAACAAATGGGACAACCTCAAAG ATTGGTGGGATAGGAAAATAAAG GAGAATCCAAATGTAGAGAAATTTAGAGAGAAAGGTTTACAACATCGACAACTGATGGAGTATTATTTTAAGGATGTTGCAACCG ACAATGAAGAGTTTGTGAATATTGGTGGCATAGAAAAGAATGCGGAAAAGAGATTCAAACAAACTAATCCAGAAGAATCGAATGTGATTGAAAAAGTGCGTGATAGTGAGAGTGgtaagagaagaaaaagaaaagcatcAACTGCTATAactgaaaaagagaaaaataaattcaatacCAGTCTAAGAATACCATCATCAATGGAGAAAATTGCTAAAGCCATACAATCATGCTCTTCAATGAATATGGGGTCAAAAGACTCTTCACTTAGTATCAA ATATATCATCACAGTAAATAATGAGGAGCATGTTGATGCAGTTCTTATAAATGAAGTAGATGACGATCATGATGTACttgattttatttaa